A section of the Girardinichthys multiradiatus isolate DD_20200921_A chromosome 5, DD_fGirMul_XY1, whole genome shotgun sequence genome encodes:
- the mmd2a gene encoding monocyte to macrophage differentiation factor 2a has product MNLVRFMNNRVPPNKRYQPTEYEHAANCATHAMWIIPSLLGSSLLHYESEDRWERLSAWVYGAGLSSLFIISTLFHTVTWKKSHLRSMEQCFHMCDRMVIYFFIAASYAPWLNLRELGPWACHMRWLVWVMASFGTTYVFFFHERYKLMELICYTVMGVFPALVIFSMSEQSGLCELLVGGGCYCLGIVFFKSDGIVPFAHAIWHLFVAVGAAIHYYAIWKYLYAQTPRQVQTSR; this is encoded by the exons GTTTATGAACAACCGTGTTCCTCCTAACAAGAGATATCAGCCCACAGAATATGAGCATGCTGCCAACTGTGCCACGCATGCG ATGTGGATAATCCCCAGCCTGCTGGGCAGCTCACTGTTGCATTACGAGTCAGAGGACCGATGGGAGCGGCTGTCAGCCTGGGTGTACGGGGCGGGACTCAGTTCCCTCTTCATCATCTCCACCCTGTTTCACACTGTGACCTGGAAGAAAAGCCACCTCCG CTCTATGGAGCAGTGTTTCCACATGTGTGACAGGATGGTGATCTACTTCTTCATTGCAGCCTCCTACGCCCCGTG GCTGAACCTTCGGGAGCTGGGTCCGTGGGCGTGTCATATGCGCTGGCTGGTTTGGGTCATGGCGTCTTTTGGAACCACTTATGTCTTCTTCTTCCATGAGAG GTATAAACTCATGGAGTTGATCTGCTACACAGTGATGGGAGTTTTTCCTGCTTTGGTCATCTTCTCAATG TCCGAGCAGTCTGGGTTATGTGAGCTGCTGGTCGGTGGAGGCTGCTACTGTCTTGGTATAGTCTTCTTCAAAAGTGATGGCATCGTTCCATTTGCTCATGCTATCTGGCACCTTTTCGTAGCTGTGGGGGCAGCCATACATTACTACGCCATCTGGAAGTACCTCTATGCTCAGACTCCCAGGCAGGTCCAGACCTCCAGATGA